The following coding sequences lie in one Mucilaginibacter sp. KACC 22773 genomic window:
- a CDS encoding YdcF family protein, with protein sequence MKKFIVLSLLCLSWLSNYAQVPLAAGIKRASTDYVEVKNYYLLSLFEQDNQVSLLLKNDAQLAQLAQQKLSRLNTSLTDCGDASCLTAAVKLTDDEIRLVTERLTALYKPGNALDKLVKTKLIPSGAYSLYKKLPNVELLQKAWEQDAGSVNYTIAVYAEGKKPNYPQIDSISYNVHAKAYRTLMYDVTATLIGDVKNTRLFFEPSMQAALLYLQINERQNPANYEPMEFGANKAAVNRIKSIKWAGYPYSNILVPGAGPDNLTSPLSGEGMLRCRLAVQQYKLGKAPFIIVSGGKVHPYKTKYNEAEEMKVYLVKTLHIPENAIIIEPHARHTTTNMRNSARLIYKYGIPANKPGIVVTDKSQTDFIMTMDARCQKELNYVPYKLAKRNSETEVEYYPVEDAKQIDPDEPLDPR encoded by the coding sequence ATGAAAAAATTTATAGTATTATCGCTGTTGTGCCTTAGCTGGTTAAGCAATTATGCCCAGGTGCCCCTGGCTGCCGGTATTAAAAGAGCATCAACCGACTACGTGGAGGTTAAAAACTACTACTTGCTTTCCCTTTTTGAGCAGGATAACCAGGTAAGTTTATTACTTAAAAACGATGCCCAACTGGCGCAGCTGGCGCAACAAAAACTGAGCAGGCTTAATACATCTCTTACCGATTGCGGCGATGCATCGTGCTTAACCGCTGCTGTGAAACTTACAGACGATGAGATTCGGTTAGTAACTGAGCGCCTTACCGCGCTTTATAAACCAGGCAACGCTTTGGACAAGTTGGTAAAAACAAAGCTGATTCCATCCGGCGCGTATAGCTTATATAAAAAACTGCCCAATGTCGAGCTCCTGCAGAAGGCCTGGGAGCAGGATGCCGGCAGTGTTAATTATACCATTGCGGTATACGCCGAAGGGAAAAAACCTAATTATCCGCAAATAGATTCTATCAGTTACAATGTTCATGCAAAGGCTTATCGTACTTTAATGTACGATGTTACTGCTACCTTAATTGGCGACGTTAAAAACACGCGTTTGTTTTTTGAGCCATCGATGCAGGCTGCATTGCTTTATCTGCAGATAAATGAGCGGCAGAATCCTGCCAACTACGAGCCTATGGAATTTGGGGCGAATAAGGCTGCAGTCAACAGGATAAAAAGCATTAAATGGGCCGGTTATCCGTACTCAAACATCCTGGTGCCCGGCGCCGGGCCCGACAATTTGACATCGCCTTTAAGCGGCGAAGGCATGCTGCGGTGCAGGTTGGCTGTTCAGCAATATAAATTGGGTAAAGCTCCGTTCATCATCGTATCCGGCGGCAAAGTACATCCATACAAAACAAAATATAACGAAGCCGAAGAGATGAAGGTTTACCTGGTGAAAACCCTGCATATCCCCGAAAATGCCATCATCATTGAACCACACGCCCGCCATACTACTACCAATATGCGTAACAGCGCCCGGCTTATTTATAAATACGGCATTCCGGCCAATAAGCCCGGTATTGTGGTAACAGATAAATCGCAAACCGATTTTATTATGACGATGGATGCCCGCTGCCAAAAGGAACTGAACTATGTGCCTTACAAACTGGCCAAACGGAACTCGGAAACCGAGGTTGAATACTACCCGGTTGAAGATGCCAAACAAATTGATCCCGACGAGCCACTTGACCCACGATAA